The following proteins come from a genomic window of Maylandia zebra isolate NMK-2024a linkage group LG22, Mzebra_GT3a, whole genome shotgun sequence:
- the atp5if1a gene encoding ATPase inhibitor A, mitochondrial, translating to MARLLLGANLRRCVASQIRMASDQLGELGKGAGKGGGGGGSVREAGGAFGKREVAEEERYFRQKEKEQMEALRKHHTEEIEHHKKEIERLQKEIDRHKGKIRKLKHDD from the exons ATGGCGAGACTTCTTCTGGGGGCAAACCTGAGGAGATGCGTCGCCTCTCAGATCAGAATGGCATCTGATCAG cTTGGTGAGTTGGGCAAGGGAGCTGGGaaaggtggtggtggaggaggctcTGTGAGAGAGGCCGGAGGTGCATTTGGAAAGAGAGAAGTAGCGGAAGAGGAGCGATACTTCAG GCAGAAGGAGAAGGAGCAGATGGAAGCACTAAGGAAGCATCATACGGAAGAGATTGAGCACCACAAAAAGGAGATTGAGCGTCTACAGAAGGAAATCGATCGCCACAAGGGCAAAATCAGGAAGCTTAAACATGACGACTGA
- the LOC101483948 gene encoding heterogeneous nuclear ribonucleoprotein R isoform X2, which produces MAAAEVNGSSAPAKEEEEPMDVTTTHTENYQTLLDAGLPQKVAESLDNIFQTGLVAYVDLDERAIDALREFNEEGALTVLQQFKESDLSHVQNKSAFLCGVMKTYRQREKQGSKVQESTKGPDEAKIKALLERTGYTLDVTTGQRKYGGPPPEDVFKGTHPGSGTEVFVGKIPRDLYEDELVPLFESAGPIWDLRLMMDPLSGQNRGYAFITYCNKDDAQKAVKLCDNHEIRPGKYLGVCISVANNRLFVGSIPKNKTRESILEDFGKVTEGLQEVILYHQPDDKKKNRGFCFLEYEDHKSAAQARRRLMSGKVKVWGNPVTVEWADPVAEPDPEVMAKVKVLFVRKLATAVTEELLEKTFSQFGKLERVKKLKDYAFVHFEERDAAVKAMEEMNGKELGGEEIEIVLAKPPDKKRKERQAARQTTRNAGYDDYYYYPPPRMPPPGRGRGRGGRGGYAYPPDYYGYDDYYDDYYGYDYHDYRGGYEDPYYGYEDVYTMRGRGTRPSRGGPPPPRARGAPPTRGRGGYAQRGPPLGGPRGGRGGRGAPFQPQRGRGPRGARGNRGGNVGGKRKADVFNQPDSKRRQTNNQQNWGSQPIAQQPLQQGADYSGGEALRAAPLE; this is translated from the exons ATGGCTGCTGCTGAGGTAAACGGTAGTTCTGCCCCGgcaaaggaggaggaagagcctaTGGATGTgaccacaacacacacagagaactaCCAGACCCTCCTTGATGCTGGGCTGCCCCAGAAAGTAGCTGAAAGTCTAGATAATATCTTCCAGACAG GCCTAGTGGCATACGTTGACCTGGATGAAAGGGCTATCGATGCACTGCGGGAATTCAATGAGGAGGGAGCGCTTACTGTGCTGCAGCAGTTCAAAGAGAGCGACCTGTCCCATGTACAG AATAAAAGTGCTTTCCTTTGTGGAGTTATGAAGACCTACaggcagagagaaaaacaaggaAGTAAGGTACAAGAGTCCACCAAGGGCCCAGATGAGGCAAAAATAAAG gcccTGTTGGAGCGCACAGGATACACCCTGGATGTCACTACAGGCCAGAGAAAATATGGGGGTCCTCCACCTGAGGATGTGTTCAAAGGCACTCATCCAGGCAGTGGAACTGAG GTTTTTGTTGGAAAAATCCCCAGGGATTTGTATGAAGATGAGCTGGTGCCGCTCTTTGAGTCTGCTGGTCCCATCTGGGACCTCAGGTTAATGATGGACCCTTTATCTGGTCAGAACAGAGGTTATGCCTTCATCACATACTGCAATAAGGATGATGCACAGAAGGCTGTGAAGCTT tgtgataACCATGAAATCCGCCCTGGCAAGTACTTGGGAGTTTGTATATCTGTTGCAAACAATCGCCTGTTTGTCGGATCGATTccaaagaacaaaacaagagaaagtaTATTGGAAGACTTTGGCAAAGTGACAG AGGGTCTCCAAGAGGTGATATTGTATCATCAGCCGGATGACAAGAAAAAGAACCGTGGTTTCTGTTTCCTCGAGTATGAGGACCACAAGTCCGCGGCACAGGCTCGCCGTCGCCTGATGAGCGGCAAGGTCAAAGTGTGGGGGAACCCGGTCACTGTGGAGTGGGCTGACCCTGTAGCTGAACCAGACCCAGAGGTCATGGCTAAG GTAAAGGTGCTCTTTGTGAGGAAGCTGGCAACAGCAGTGACTGAGGAGCTTCTTGAAAAGACCTTTTCCCAGTTTGGAAAGCTGGAACGAGTGAAGAAATTGAAAGACTACGCTTTTGTCCATTTTGAAGAGAGGGATGCTGCCGTAAAG GCAATGGAGGAGATGAATGGGAAGGAACTGGGAGGAGAAGAAATTGAGATTGTCTTGGCAAAGCCCCCAGACAAGAAGAGGAAAGAGCGCCAAGCAGCTCGTCAGACTACCAGAAATGCGGG GTATGATGACTACTACTACTATCCACCTCCACGCATGCCTCCGCCGGGCCGAGGCAGGGGCCGTGGTGGCCGAGGGGGCTATGCCTATCCACCTGATTACTATGGCTATGATGACTACTACGATGACTACTATGGCTACGACTATCATGACTACCGTGGTGGCTATGAAGACCCTTACTACGGCTACGAAGACGTGTACACCATGAGGGGCCGTGGTACTCGTCCCAGCAGGGGAGGTCCACCTCCTCCCAGGGCTCGTGGAGCTCCACCGACACGAGGCCGGGGTGGCTACGCCCAAAGAGGGCCACCCCTCGGTGGTCCGAGGGGTGGCCGAGGAGGGCGAGGTGCCCCTTTCCAGCCTCAGAGGGGCCGCGGTCCTCGCGGGGCCAGGGGCAATCGCGGCGGCAACGTCGGCGGAAAGAGGAAGGCAGACGTGTTTAACCAGCCTGACTCCAAGCGCCGCCAGACCAACAACCAACAGAACTGGGGGTCCCAGCCCATCGCCCAGCAGCCCCTGCAGCAAGGGGCCGACTATTCTG GTGGAGAAGCATTGAGAGCGGCACCGCTAGAATGA
- the LOC101483948 gene encoding heterogeneous nuclear ribonucleoprotein R isoform X1, with protein MAAAEVNGSSAPAKEEEEPMDVTTTHTENYQTLLDAGLPQKVAESLDNIFQTGLVAYVDLDERAIDALREFNEEGALTVLQQFKESDLSHVQNKSAFLCGVMKTYRQREKQGSKVQESTKGPDEAKIKALLERTGYTLDVTTGQRKYGGPPPEDVFKGTHPGSGTEVFVGKIPRDLYEDELVPLFESAGPIWDLRLMMDPLSGQNRGYAFITYCNKDDAQKAVKLCDNHEIRPGKYLGVCISVANNRLFVGSIPKNKTRESILEDFGKVTEGLQEVILYHQPDDKKKNRGFCFLEYEDHKSAAQARRRLMSGKVKVWGNPVTVEWADPVAEPDPEVMAKVKVLFVRKLATAVTEELLEKTFSQFGKLERVKKLKDYAFVHFEERDAAVKAMEEMNGKELGGEEIEIVLAKPPDKKRKERQAARQTTRNAGYDDYYYYPPPRMPPPGRGRGRGGRGGYAYPPDYYGYDDYYDDYYGYDYHDYRGGYEDPYYGYEDVYTMRGRGTRPSRGGPPPPRARGAPPTRGRGGYAQRGPPLGGPRGGRGGRGAPFQPQRGRGPRGARGNRGGNVGGKRKADVFNQPDSKRRQTNNQQNWGSQPIAQQPLQQGADYSGNYGYSNDTMEFSQDSYGQQWK; from the exons ATGGCTGCTGCTGAGGTAAACGGTAGTTCTGCCCCGgcaaaggaggaggaagagcctaTGGATGTgaccacaacacacacagagaactaCCAGACCCTCCTTGATGCTGGGCTGCCCCAGAAAGTAGCTGAAAGTCTAGATAATATCTTCCAGACAG GCCTAGTGGCATACGTTGACCTGGATGAAAGGGCTATCGATGCACTGCGGGAATTCAATGAGGAGGGAGCGCTTACTGTGCTGCAGCAGTTCAAAGAGAGCGACCTGTCCCATGTACAG AATAAAAGTGCTTTCCTTTGTGGAGTTATGAAGACCTACaggcagagagaaaaacaaggaAGTAAGGTACAAGAGTCCACCAAGGGCCCAGATGAGGCAAAAATAAAG gcccTGTTGGAGCGCACAGGATACACCCTGGATGTCACTACAGGCCAGAGAAAATATGGGGGTCCTCCACCTGAGGATGTGTTCAAAGGCACTCATCCAGGCAGTGGAACTGAG GTTTTTGTTGGAAAAATCCCCAGGGATTTGTATGAAGATGAGCTGGTGCCGCTCTTTGAGTCTGCTGGTCCCATCTGGGACCTCAGGTTAATGATGGACCCTTTATCTGGTCAGAACAGAGGTTATGCCTTCATCACATACTGCAATAAGGATGATGCACAGAAGGCTGTGAAGCTT tgtgataACCATGAAATCCGCCCTGGCAAGTACTTGGGAGTTTGTATATCTGTTGCAAACAATCGCCTGTTTGTCGGATCGATTccaaagaacaaaacaagagaaagtaTATTGGAAGACTTTGGCAAAGTGACAG AGGGTCTCCAAGAGGTGATATTGTATCATCAGCCGGATGACAAGAAAAAGAACCGTGGTTTCTGTTTCCTCGAGTATGAGGACCACAAGTCCGCGGCACAGGCTCGCCGTCGCCTGATGAGCGGCAAGGTCAAAGTGTGGGGGAACCCGGTCACTGTGGAGTGGGCTGACCCTGTAGCTGAACCAGACCCAGAGGTCATGGCTAAG GTAAAGGTGCTCTTTGTGAGGAAGCTGGCAACAGCAGTGACTGAGGAGCTTCTTGAAAAGACCTTTTCCCAGTTTGGAAAGCTGGAACGAGTGAAGAAATTGAAAGACTACGCTTTTGTCCATTTTGAAGAGAGGGATGCTGCCGTAAAG GCAATGGAGGAGATGAATGGGAAGGAACTGGGAGGAGAAGAAATTGAGATTGTCTTGGCAAAGCCCCCAGACAAGAAGAGGAAAGAGCGCCAAGCAGCTCGTCAGACTACCAGAAATGCGGG GTATGATGACTACTACTACTATCCACCTCCACGCATGCCTCCGCCGGGCCGAGGCAGGGGCCGTGGTGGCCGAGGGGGCTATGCCTATCCACCTGATTACTATGGCTATGATGACTACTACGATGACTACTATGGCTACGACTATCATGACTACCGTGGTGGCTATGAAGACCCTTACTACGGCTACGAAGACGTGTACACCATGAGGGGCCGTGGTACTCGTCCCAGCAGGGGAGGTCCACCTCCTCCCAGGGCTCGTGGAGCTCCACCGACACGAGGCCGGGGTGGCTACGCCCAAAGAGGGCCACCCCTCGGTGGTCCGAGGGGTGGCCGAGGAGGGCGAGGTGCCCCTTTCCAGCCTCAGAGGGGCCGCGGTCCTCGCGGGGCCAGGGGCAATCGCGGCGGCAACGTCGGCGGAAAGAGGAAGGCAGACGTGTTTAACCAGCCTGACTCCAAGCGCCGCCAGACCAACAACCAACAGAACTGGGGGTCCCAGCCCATCGCCCAGCAGCCCCTGCAGCAAGGGGCCGACTATTCTGGTAACTATGGTTACAGTAATGACACCATGGAGTTTTCACAGGATTCTTATGGGCAACAGTGGAAGTAG
- the dnajc8 gene encoding dnaJ homolog subfamily C member 8 yields MATAEGESSVHNVSDELFQNFYTEVKQIEKRDSVLTSKQQIDRLLRPGASYFNLNPFEVLQIDPEATDDELKKRFRALSILVHPDKNQGDPDRAQKAFEAVDKAYKLLLDPEQKKRALDVIHAGKEYVEHMVKEKRKQLKKEGKPVDVEEDDPEMFKQAVYKQTMKLFAELEIKRKEREAKEMHERKRAREEEIEAAENAKRQREWQKNFEETRDGRVDSWRNFQAKGKSKEKKNRSFLKPPKVKMEQRE; encoded by the exons ATGGCGACCGCCGAGGGAGAGTCTTCTGTGCATAATGTGTCGGATGAATTATTTCAAAATTTTTACACTGAG gtgaagcaGATCGAGAAGCGAGACTCTGTGTTAACCTCCAAGCAGCAGATTGACAGACTGCTCAGACCTGGCGCATCATACTTCAATCTCAACCCTTTTGAG GTTCTGCAAATTGATCCAGAGGCAACAGATGATGAACTGAAGAAAAGGTTTCGGGCG TTGTCCATTTTGGTCCATCCAGACAAAAATCAGGGCGATCCAGACAGAGCGCAGAAAGCGTTCGAAG CTGTGGACAAGGCATACAAACTCTTACTGGATCCAGAGCAGAAGAAGAGAGCCTTAGATGTGATTCATGCAGGAAAGGAATATGTGGAGCATATG gtaaaagagaaaaggaaacagTTGAAGAAAGAAGGGAAACCAGTGGATGTAGAGGAAGATGATCCCGAAATG tTCAAGCAAGCAGTGTACAAACAGACCATGAAGCTGTTTGCAGAGCTGGAAATCAAGAGAAAGGAGAGGGAAGCAAAGGAAATGCATGAAAG GAAAAGGGCGAGAGAAGAAGAAATCGAGGCAGCAGAGAACGCTAAGCGACAGCGAGAGTGGCAGAAAAACTTTGAG gaAACAAGAGATGGACGTGTGGACAGCTGGAGGAACTTCCAGGCCaaaggaaaaagcaaagagaagaAGAACAGGTCCTTCCTAAAGCCCCCTAAAGTCAAAATGGAACAGAGGGAATGA
- the LOC143414497 gene encoding uncharacterized protein LOC143414497, whose amino-acid sequence MDSLMSLGAPLKQFTSCVSGKSTAKRGAGRSQSVRRSSFTRRRSFSRRRSVPCNSQKVPDSWLRAYQDELKRERKRQQAMLAKKNAERAVRKTQFRSHHCLPRQSNASRRKPTPAKDDSFFGAFQGLSLDGLMGATNASPAVTAPGAGAGDQCKVM is encoded by the exons ATGGATTCCTTAATGTCACTGGGCGCTCCCCTGAAGCAGTTCACCAGCTGTGTGTCGGGGAAAAGCACCGCCAAGAGGGGCGCCGGGAGGAGCCAGTCTGTCCGCAGAAGCAGCTTCACCCGCAGGAGGAGCttcagcaggaggagaagcGTTCCCTGCAACAGCCAAAAAGTGCCAGACTCCTGGCTCAGAGCTTACCAGGATGAACTGAAGAGGgaaag GAAACGTCAGCAAGCCATGCTGGCCAAGAAGAACGCTGAAAGGGCTGTCAGGAAAACTCAGTTCAGGAGCCATCACTGCCTCCCACGG CAGAGCAACGCTTCCAGGAGGAAACCGACCCCGGCCAAGGACGACTCCTTCTTTGGAGCCTTTCAGGGCCTCAGCCTGGATGGATTGATGGGGGCTACTAATGCATCCCCTGCTGTGACGGCGCCTGGTGCAGGTGCAGGAGATCAGTGCAAAGTCATGTGA